Below is a genomic region from Balaenoptera acutorostrata chromosome 9, mBalAcu1.1, whole genome shotgun sequence.
GTTCCCCTATTctgccctgccccttcctgcccGCTGTGCTCGCCCATTCTCCTCGACCTCGGCATGCTTGCCTGTCTACCCTCCGGCCAGAAGGCAGCGCCCGCAGGACCCCATCCCGAGGGCAGAGGCCTGGAGGAGCTGCGATGGATGGGGAGGGCGTGGGTGGGGTGGGAACGAGGCTCAGCACTGGAAGGCACTGGGAGCCGCTGAggtgcccctccccccaacaggGACTTTGCCTACGTGGCTCGCGATAAGCTGACCCAGATGCTCAAGTGCCACGTGTTTCGCTGTGAGGCACCTGCCAAGAACATCGCCACCAGCCTGCATGAGATCTGCTCTAAGGCACGGCCCCCTTCGCACCCTGGACTAGCTGCCACCTTTGCTCTACAAGGATGTGGGTGGGGTCACTGAGTCGGGGTGGGGGGCTCCGGGGCTGTGAAGCCTAACACACCCTCCCtcgctcttcccctccccctttccccttccgcAGATCATGGCCGAACGGCGCAATGCCCGCTGCTTGGTAAATGGACTCTCTCTGGACCACTCTAAACTTGTGGATGTCCCTTTCCAAGGTCAGTGTCACAACCCTGCCAGGTCTGTCTCAGCTTTGTTGGCAAAGGTGGGGTGACCCAAGAAGAGGCACGAGCTACTGGACAGAGTGATAGAAAAATGGAGACTCAATTCTTTGGGTCAAATAAGTGGAGGGACTTTGGTTaaagggaggcagggggagggggtggaggtagGGCCTTGGCTGGGTGAATGTCCAGCTTATACCCTGGTCGTGGGGACTGGGAGTGAGCAAGATCTGCCACTATGATTgatcctcttcttttttcccccgCAGTGGAATTCCCAGCGCCTAAGAATGAGTTGGTACAAAAGTTCCAAGTCTATTACCTGGGGAATGTGCCTGTTGCTAAACCTGTTGGTATGTGTGTCCTTTTTCTCGCAGGGACCACCTCCTTGATCCCAAAACTCTGCTCCCACCCTCTGCCTCCCAGTGCCCCTTCTACCAGACCTTCCTCATGCTGATGTCTCCCTGCCCTTCAAAGTGCATCCCACCTCCTGGACTTCTGTCCCAGCTGCACTCCGTACCCTGCCTTCACTCACTGTGAACCAGTGAACCAGGCATATAGGGAGATCCACTCCTGAATCCCACAGAAAAGCTTTGGTTAGGTTGGGAGGCAGGTCTTCGATGACTGGAAACGCTGGAGCAGCTGGGAGCTGGGTTTGGTATGGGCTGTGAGCATCTAGAGAGGAAGCAGTGAGCATATTTGTCAATGTGCTTTATTGTTTGTAAAGTACTCCCTTATATGTCATTTAATTCTTGAGGATCCTGTGAGGTTGGGATTATGatgatacccattttatagataaagaaaccgAGGGTAGAGACTATTAGGTCCACTCTTATATTTCTGGTGCTTTTACAGTACCTGttattcacttgttcattcaCTTAGCAAATACCTATGAAGCCTACCATGTACCAGGTCCTGGGAGAACAATGGCCACAGCCCTGCTTTCATGGAGGTTACAGGAGATTACagtagaaaaaaagaggaataaatcaaataatcacacagataaatgtaaaattacaagTTGAGTCATTCGCTGAAAGAAAGTAGCAAGACGCTATGAAACTGTGTAACAGAGGAGCCTCATTTAGTGTAGGGAGTCCGAAAGGacttgagaaagtgacatttgaactgaggtTTAAAAAATGAGTAGGATCTAATGTGGCCAAGTGGAATGGAGACAGGAATAAAGTGGGAAAGATCACTCCAGGCAGAGTGCACAGTGTGAGGACCCCTCATGGGAGGCACCTTGGTACTTCAAAGGCATTGAGAGAAGGCCAGCGGTGCCAGATGAGGCTGGGAGCTCGGCGGCAGTCAGACCCTGTGGGACCTCATAGGCCACGTTAGTGATCTGTTCTTCAACCTAAGAGCGGCAGGGAGTTATAAGAGGATTTTTCTGGAGCGCACTAGGCGTAATCATTTGAGTTTTGTAACGCTCACCTTGGCTATACCAGTGGAGAAGGCTGCTCAGCAGGTGGAGGGGGACGTGGGGAACCCAGGAGGATCTTGCAGTAGTTGTGGCCAGTAATGAGAACATCTTGGACTGTGCTGGGGCTGAAGAGGAGTGTGTGGATTCAAGAGATGATTAGACAAGTAAAGTCAGCAGGCCTTGGTGATTGGTTGGATGCGGGGTGAGGGACAGAGGCACTAACGCTGACCCCTGGCTTCCTGGCGTTTGGAGCTAACCGGATAGTGGTGCCCTTCTCTAAAGGTAGTAAGCATTGGAAGAGGCCAATTTTGGTTTGGAGATTTGAGTTCAATTTTCAGGCATGCTGAGTTTGATATGCCTTCAGGAAGGTGAGCGGCAAACTCAAATTGGCATCTGGATTCACGGAGGAggggtctgggctggagatacaAATGTGGGCATCACTGGGTTAGAGAGGTAATCAAAGCCACGAGTGTGAAGAAGATCGAGCCTGGAAAGTGGGTGGCCACTGCGAGAAGGCAGACGAGCCTAGGCCTGGCGGTGAGCCCCTCCAACATTTAATGGACAGTGGAGGAGCGaggtcagagggaaaaaaaagagacggCTTTAAGAAATGGTTGGGTGTCATGTCAAAAGACGCTTAGGAAGAACTCGACAGTGttgggtaaatggataaacaaacacacaaatgaaaGAATGCCTCAGATGACATAGCCCAGGAGATGGCAGACCAAGGACATTACTAACCCTGGTCATCTTCAGTTCTCTGCTCTTCCCCTCAAACCATGCTGACTAATGACCAGCACCTTACATTCAGTGAGGGAACCTTCTTAGAGAGGGTGGGGATTTAGCTGGGGTTTGAAGGAAGGCCTGCGTTTGCAGAGAGGAGTGGATTGGATTCCGTGGCACTGCCGCAGATGTGAAGCTGCAGGCGAGAAAATCTTGCTGGGGGAGCAGGAAGGAGGCGTGGCTGAGCCCTTCCCCTTTGCGCTAGTTTCCTCCTCCCACTCACCCTCAACTTCACGCCTCTTCCAGTTACTACCCTACTCCCCTATCCACCTGCCACTCACATAAGTTCTCACCACATTAAAGCAACTGTCTGTAGCCCTTGATGGCCCCTCTGCTGTCCATCAGCTCAGTGGGTCTGCTCTGTTGAAGCCACGGCTTTCACACTGTAGTCCCTAAACTCACttcatgctttatttttgttttttttataaatttatttatttttttaaatttatttttggctgcattgggtcttcgttgctgcgcgcgggctttctctagctgcggagagcggggtctactcttcgttgcggagcacgggctctaggcgtgcgggcttcagtagttgtggtgcgtgggctcagtagttgtggctcgcgggctctagagtgcaggctcagtagttgtggtgcacgggcttagttgctccgcggcatgtgggatcttcccggaccagggatcgaactgtgtcccctgcattggcgggcagattcttaaccactgcaccaccagggaagtcccacttcatGCTTTATTTATGCTCCCTTTTTAACCTCCATGAGTTTAACATTGGTCCCTCCTGAAGCTGCAATATTCACTCATTAATCACTCATTCATTAACAAATGACTATTGGTGCCTgatttgtgccaggcactactctAGGTTCTTGGTATATGTTAATGAGCAAAACTGACCAAGATTCCTACCTTCAAGTAGCTGCCATTCTATTCAGGAtagataaaataagtaaattatatagtatgttagaagGCTACAACTGAgatggaaaagaaataaggatAAAGGGGATTGGGAGCTTGGGGCTGGGGTCAGGGTGTAGGTTTCAGTCCTGAGCTGTTACCAAATAGACTTTTTCCAGGCCACCTAGTTCCACTGCTTTCCGCACCTGCATGCTGCTTCTCCCCATCCTGGGGCCAGGTGCCACCTCCACAGCTCCATCTGCTTATTAAGCAGTTTGACTTTGATGTCTGGTCTACACTCATGATCTTTGAGCTTTTCCATTGACTGGCATCAGTGTCATTCACATCTGAGCCCTCTGCAGGCTGCCCTGGCCCACCCACTCCTGCCTGTGTTGTCACCCTTCGGTGGCTCCTGGGTTGCTTGGTTATACCAGTTTGGGTGCATTTGCCCACGTTGCCTTGAGGGTGACTTGCTCAAGCATCTGGGATTCCTTCAGTAGATAAGCCCTGTGCTAGGACTGGGGACACAGACATGAATTAAACTTGGCTTCTGTCCTTGAGATGGCCACAGCCCAGTGTGGAGAAAGGTTTCCCAGCAGTTACAAGGTGTGCTGAAAGTTGTCTCAGCAACACCCTCTCTGCCCTGCAGCAGGGAAGGCCTCCCAGGTGGGCCCTGGGTGAACTCTGAAGCGTGAGAATTGGGAGTTTCGCAGACAGTCAAGAGGGGAAGGGCCCCCTAGACAGAGGCTTCTCCCTCAGTTACAGTCTGTCTCTCAAGGGCATCCTCTTCTCTTACTTTGTATTCCCCATCTGCCTAGCTGGGCATTCGCCAAGATTAGATGTTAATAATGCTACATAAATCGTTTGAAGCTCAGGGAGCAGTAAAATATGAAGCTTGACAGATCGGATGAGGCCAGTTTTTGGAGGACCTCATGCTTAGGAGAGGAGTTTGGCTTTGATCCAGCCAGAGGTAAGACTAGCAAGGCCAAGATGAGGGAGAACTTTCGAGGAAGATCTGTTTTCTGCCCTCATAGGGTCCATGTGTTCTGCTCCTAGTGGGAGCCCAGAGGCACTGAAAGGGGCAAGAGGGCCCAAGAGCAGACCACAGAGGTGTGTGCTTTTGCATTGGCATCGGTCactctaacttctttttttttttttttttaaaacgtttcttttttaattaattaatttattttatatttatttttggctgtgttgggtcttcgtttctgtgcgagggctttctccagttgcggagagcgggggccactcttcattgtggtgtgcaggactctcactgtcgtggcctctcccgttgcggagcacgggctccagacgcgcaggctcagtagttgtggctcacgggcttagttgctccgcggcatgtgggatcttcccagaccagggctcgaacccatgtcccctgcattggcaggtggattcttaaccactgcgccaccagggaagcccactctaaCTTCTTCACTGCGATGGTACCCAGATGACACAGCCAGCTCACGAGCAGTGCAGGGAACAGAACCCGTGCCCCACCATGCCAGTGTGCTCCTGCCTTGGTTCTCTGCTGAGTACAAGCAAAAATGGGATGCATGGGTGGAGATGTTTAACAGCAGTTTGAAGTAGAGGAGATATTGTTACAAGGGAAAGTTGATTGATCTAAAAGCCAGGAACCTTGGGTTCCTCGGCTTTTGAGCAAGTCACAGAAATTACTGAGTACAACTAAGATTTTGACAGCACTCTGGTTCTGAAACTAGGACTATAGGCAAGGGGCAGGGGAAAGGCCTGGTTAAGAAcccaggctctggaatcagactgcttGCCTTCAGATCCCCATTTCTTAGTGTGACCTGAGGTTTATTACCTGGtttctctcagcttcagtttccttatctataaaatggagataaagggATCTATTGTGAGATTGTAAATGACGTAGTGCACTGTAATGACTTAGCACGGTATGACACAAGAGTAAACATTCCTCAAATggaaatctttaaaacaaaaatgaaggttGGGTCTTGTGGATTGGATAGGGCTGGCCTACAGGGGCTGATATGGAAGTGCTTGTGGTGTGAAGCACTGGAATGTCTGAATGTGGAGAGCAAGGTATGGAGAGGACAGAGCTTTGGGGGGTCAGTCTGCTTAGGAGGCTGGAGAAAGAGAGTCAGTGAAGCAAACCAAGCTTAGGATTCAAGGTGGAAGAGGCGAGAAAAGTGCCAGTCACTGAAGCCAAGGAGGAGAGGACCAAGGAAGGGATACAGCATCACCCAGGGCTGTAGGCTAGTGAAGTGGGGATGGAGCAAAGGCCCTGGGCTTGACTGGGCAGAGCTGGAAAGTCTAGTGTAGAGCGGGGGTATCCTCTCTCCACCACCGGCAGTGCCATGTTCATGTCCTTATCTTTCAGGGGTAGATGTGATAAATGGGGCCCTGGAATCGGTCCTGTCCTCCAGTAGCCGTGAGCAGTGGACCCCAAGTCACGTCAGTGTGGCCCCTGCCACCCTCACCATCTTGCACCAGCAGGTAAAGACCTGGGTGGAGAAGGTATGGAGGGGCCTTGCCACGGAGGGGAGACCGGGAATGAGGGGAAGGGCCGTCAGTAGGATGGACGCACCCAGTGTAAGAGGGGCGGGCTATTCCTTTCCAACTGGCTCCCCTCCCCGCAGACGGAGGCAGTGCTGGGGGAGTGCCGCGTGCGCTTCCTGTCTTTCCTGGCCGTGGGCAGAGATGTCCACACGTTTGCATTCATCATGGCTGCCGGCCCAGCCTCCTTCTGCTGCCACATGTTCTGGTGCGAGCCCAATGCTGCCAGCCTCTCAGAGGCCGTGCAGGCTGCGTGCATGGTAAGCGGGTAGGGTGGTGGAGCGGTGGCACCCAGCCCACACGGGGCAGGCTGGAGCGTGACCGCCCCTCCCGCCTCTCTGCAGCTCCGCTACCAGAAGTGTCTGGATGCCCGCTCCCAGGCCTCCACCTCCTGCCTCCCGGCACCCCCAGCTGAGTCTGTCGCCCGGCGCGTAGGGTGGACCGTCCGCAGGGGCGTTCAGTCGCTGTGGGGCTCCCTTAAGCCCAAACGGCTGGGGGCCCACACCCCCTGAAGCCCTCAGTGCTCCCTCCACCTGCTTGCGTTGGGCCCCAGGGAACTCAAGGGCATGGGGCAGGAAGGGGCCCTACAGGTTATTCTTAGACTTCAGGCCCcccccagagctgcccctcccCAGTAGCTGGGGTTCCCTGcctaggggctggggagggagatcTAATCCTGCAAGGAAGTGACAATACAGGGTTGATGAGAAGAGGAGCAGGAAGCAAGGCCAGCCCCAGGCTCTCCATCGCCACGTTTCAGGTGGAGCAGGAGGAACTGGTCTAGGCCAGGCCCCATCTTCGTAGGGTCCTGCCGGGGCAGGAGGGGACTGGTCCCGGCATGGGTCCCCTTCCCTTTGCTCCATGGGCACCTCTGCTGTACTGATATCACTAATAAAGTCTGCCCTGCTGAGCCGTGTGCCTTCCTGTGCCTGTACCACTCCATCACTCCTGGTACCCTGATCCCTCAGTTAGGCTCTTGTTTCCAGGGCCCCCTTGCCCTTCCTGCCTCAAAAGAAGAAACTGGGACAGTCACAGCAGGGTCTGGAGTCCAAGtcccttgtttttattttaacagccTGGCAAccaggcagcagcagcagtacaGGGTTCCTGGCCGGCCAGCACAGGCCTGGGGTGACAGCTTCTGTCTGGTCTTCCTAGGGCAGTGCCAACTTAGACCTCTGCTCCACGGCCACGGAAGGGTAGCAGCCTCAGAGCAGCCAGCCCCGCTCCCATATTTTGCTAAACCAGATCCAGGAAAGGAGGTCTTGTTTCCGAGGTGTGCTTGGGCCCAGGGATAAGCTCTTCCACCAGACATTCTTCTCACCACAGTGGCCCTCTGGGGTTTTCGCTCCTTTCCTAAGAAGACAAGCACTTTCCCACCTCTGGGCCCTGTGGGTGTTAGCATAATGGTGGCCTTGGTCGCAGGCTCTGGACAGGAGGGAGGTTTGCGTCCGGCGCCAGGTGGCGACACAGAGCAGGGCTGTCTGACCGGGCGGAGAGCTGGGCGCACAGAGTAGCGAGGCGGCAGGGTGTGCCACAGGGCTCTGAGGGCGGGTGGCCCTTATGGTAGAGAAACCAGAAGGTCTGGAAAAGCTGCGTGTCGCTCCGCATGCGGTACACCAGGTCGTGCCAGGCGGCGGGCAGCACATTGGGCAGCCCATAGGTTTCCCGAGCCCTGTAGAGGAGCTTCCAGTGCGGTGCGGCTCCGGGCTGATTCGCCTGCGTCAGGTTCAGGATGTAGGTCTCGTGGTCCAGGACCAGGTGAGAGCTCCCGGAGTAGTTGCCATCTATTTGGTAGACACGGTACCCTGCAAGGAGGGAGGGCTGACTGGAGAGGGAAAGGGCAAAGGCAACTCCAGTGGGGAGGCAGAGCTCGCCCCTGGGCGGCCTTGGCTCCAACCCTCCTTCCTCTACCCCAACAACTTCCTCCCTCTCACCAGCTTCCTCTATCCCCAGACCTCCTTTATCCCAACAATTTGCTTCCACCTCACTCACCAGGATTGAGGCTGATGTAAGTGGTGGCACTGGGCGCCAGGAAGGCTACAGATAGCGGCCGGCTTAGGGTCTCCTCGTCATAGAAGACCTCAAACTCATCCACGTGGGTGTGGCCAAAGAACTGACCAGCCAAGGTGTTCTCATACCTGGCCAGAAGACACTAATCATATTCAGAAGTTTCAagcgagggggaggaggagatcTGGGGAGGACTGGATGCTTGCTTTCTCCATCCTGTTCAAGGAAGTGGCGTCCCCACCCCAGTGGGGCAGCAGGGATGGTGAGATGCTCCAGGGAATTTCTGACCTTTAGGCTCTTCACCCGCTCACCCCCAACACACCTCCCTCCTACCTCTCCACGATTCGATAATAATTCCAGCTCCAGCTCTTCAGGCAGTGCCCTGGGGGAATGTGGCCAATTATATGCACCTGTGGGGAGAGTTAAGGAAGGTTATCAGGGCAAGAGGGGTCCAGGAAGCCCTGGCCAGGCTAGTTGGTATTCATCTTTCCTACAATGGCTGGCATTCCTGGCCAGAGAGACGGGGAGGAAATGAAAGGACTTTCTAAGGGTGACCATGAGCTGAAACCCCAAGGAACACTGTTGGGAGTGCCAGAAAATCAAGCGTCTCTGCTCACGGGTGCTCCAGCTCCAGAGAGAAGTCTGTTTGTGAAGGGCCTGCTTTTCCTCCCACCCTACAGGCACCTGCCCCACTGGGTTCCCACCACTCTCCCTCACTTTGTCTCCTCGGTCCTCAGAGGCCTGAAGCTCCCCCACCAGCCACTGGAGCTGTCCAGCAGGATCTGTGGAGTTGATCAAGAGCCAGAAGTTCTCACGGGAACAAAAATTCATATTGAGAGAGATGAGGCGGAGGCCGGGGCGTGGGGAAAGTGCATAGTACCCCCCAATTCTGAAACAAAGTGAACACGGGTCAGCACGCATTCATAATCCTAGCCCTGCGTGCCCAGTCCTGTGCAAGGAATCTGGGTGGAGGGCAGAGGCACCTAGGACATCACCCCTACCCTCAAGCCCACGTTATAGCTGAAGATCAGACAGCACTGATGATAGGGCCCGTGTGATTGAAGTGAGTGGCTCAGAGGACTAAAGGCTCTAGGAGTTCAGAGGAGACATAAAAGTGAGCTAGAAGAGGCAAAGGCCATCCAGAGGGAAGTGGACCTAGGCCTGGGAAAGATGGGAAAAGCTGGGATGTTAGAGAGGGGAAGGCATTTTAGAGAAGGCCAACATGAGCAAAGACACAGACTACCATGGAGAAGGTATGCTGCTAGCCCTTCACCCTGTGAAGGAGAGTGGCTGGAGATAAGGGTGGAAACGGAAAGTGGGGTCCGATTTGGAGGGCCAGTGGAGAGAGCTGAGGACTCAGCCTAGAGTAGCCACACATAATGCTAGGTTCCCTGCTCCCTGCACTTTCATCcatctttctcctcccttcctgggTTTCCATGGGCCTCAAATACCTGAGGGTGCGAAGGGCTTCAGCAGGCAGCCAGGGCTCCCAGGCCTTGGCCATCGCCTCATAGAGCCAGTGCGAAGACTGGTTGCCCTCTATGAAGGGGGGAGGGAAGCCATTGACGGGTGTGCTCTCGTGGTTGCCCACAGCAGGGTACACAGGCACTGGCCCCAAGAACTTCCTCACAAGGTCTGTGACGGTGGTCAGGGCCCGCAGCTGGTCCTGACGAGACTGCTGCCAGATGTTGTGGGCAGGGATATCGCCCGTCCAGTACACCATATCAAAAGGGCCGGCGGGGCCCAGGCCACGCAACAGGCTCTCCAGGGTCCGCAGGGGCAGGTCGCACTTGCTGTACTCGCCCCAGTATCCAGCACCGGGCCGGGAGGCAGGCGGTGGGCCGGAATCCTGGCGGCAACACAGCGGGTTCTCACAGTCGGGGTCTGTGCCCTCCAGGTAGTCGTGGTCCCAGTGCAGGTCGGTGAGGAAGAGGACGCGGCTGACGGGGGAGCCCGGGGCCGGGGGCACGGGCGGCTGGGGGGATGGCTTTGGCACAGCCGGCAAAGAGATGTTCCAAGATGAGAAGATGTCCCAGTGTCCACAGGAGGAGCCCAGGAGCAGACCACAGGCCTCGGACGGGCTCAGCACCGAGCGCGTCCACACCTCCACCATGTCGTCCTGAAAGAGCTGGACAGCTgactggcacacagcaggcggTGCGATTTTCAGCAGCGTGCACATCTTGATGGCCATGGAGCCCACCCGGGCCACGCTGTCCTCGTGCTGTGGTGGGAAGAACCAGCGGTGAGAAGTCAGAAACAGAGCACAGGGACCAGGCC
It encodes:
- the APBB1 gene encoding amyloid beta precursor protein binding family B member 1 isoform X4, whose translation is MRVQDTSGTYYWHIPTGTTQWEPPGQASPSQGSSPREESQLTWTGFAHGEGFEDGEFWKDEPSEEAPMDLGLKDPEEGTLPFPAQSLSPEPLPQEEEKLPPRNANPGIKCFAVRSLGWVEMTEEELAPGRSSVAVNNCIRQLSYHKNNLHDPMSGGWGEGKDLLLQLEDETLKLVEPHSQALLHAQPIVSIRVWGVGRDSGRDFAYVARDKLTQMLKCHVFRCEAPAKNIATSLHEICSKIMAERRNARCLVNGLSLDHSKLVDVPFQVEFPAPKNELVQKFQVYYLGNVPVAKPVGVDVINGALESVLSSSSREQWTPSHVSVAPATLTILHQQTEAVLGECRVRFLSFLAVGRDVHTFAFIMAAGPASFCCHMFWCEPNAASLSEAVQAACMLRYQKCLDARSQASTSCLPAPPAESVARRVGWTVRRGVQSLWGSLKPKRLGAHTP
- the APBB1 gene encoding amyloid beta precursor protein binding family B member 1 isoform X3, translating into MFSQDFFLAIVLQDSSPDSFWNPNAFETDSDLPAGWMRVQDTSGTYYWHIPTGTTQWEPPGQASPSQGSSPREESQLTWTGFAHGEGFEDGEFWKDEPSEEAPMDLGLKDPEEGTLPFPAQSLSPEPLPQEEEKLPPRNANPGIKCFAVRSLGWVEMTEEELAPGRSSVAVNNCIRQLSYHKNNLHDPMSGGWGEGKDLLLQLEDETLKLVEPHSQALLHAQPIVSIRVWGVGRDSGRDFAYVARDKLTQMLKCHVFRCEAPAKNIATSLHEICSKIMAERRNARCLVNGLSLDHSKLVDVPFQVEFPAPKNELVQKFQVYYLGNVPVAKPVGVDVINGALESVLSSSSREQWTPSHVSVAPATLTILHQQTEAVLGECRVRFLSFLAVGRDVHTFAFIMAAGPASFCCHMFWCEPNAASLSEAVQAACMLRYQKCLDARSQASTSCLPAPPAESVARRVGWTVRRGVQSLWGSLKPKRLGAHTP
- the SMPD1 gene encoding sphingomyelin phosphodiesterase isoform X1, which produces MPRHGVSSGQGRPRSGREQTPDRSLGAPSLRLLWMGLALALALPDSQVLWTPAGAHPLPAQGHPAKFIRLAPQLREAFSWWNLTCPACKGLFTAIDIRLRHEDSVARVGSMAIKMCTLLKIAPPAVCQSAVQLFQDDMVEVWTRSVLSPSEACGLLLGSSCGHWDIFSSWNISLPAVPKPSPQPPVPPAPGSPVSRVLFLTDLHWDHDYLEGTDPDCENPLCCRQDSGPPPASRPGAGYWGEYSKCDLPLRTLESLLRGLGPAGPFDMVYWTGDIPAHNIWQQSRQDQLRALTTVTDLVRKFLGPVPVYPAVGNHESTPVNGFPPPFIEGNQSSHWLYEAMAKAWEPWLPAEALRTLRIGGYYALSPRPGLRLISLNMNFCSRENFWLLINSTDPAGQLQWLVGELQASEDRGDKVHIIGHIPPGHCLKSWSWNYYRIVERYENTLAGQFFGHTHVDEFEVFYDEETLSRPLSVAFLAPSATTYISLNPGYRVYQIDGNYSGSSHLVLDHETYILNLTQANQPGAAPHWKLLYRARETYGLPNVLPAAWHDLVYRMRSDTQLFQTFWFLYHKGHPPSEPCGTPCRLATLCAQLSARSDSPALCRHLAPDANLPPVQSLRPRPPLC
- the SMPD1 gene encoding sphingomyelin phosphodiesterase isoform X2; the encoded protein is MPRHGVSSGQGRPRSGREQTPDRSLGAPSLRLLWMGLALALALPDSQVLWTPAGAHPLPAQGHPAKFIRLAPQLREAFSWWNLTCPACKGLFTAIDIRLRHEDSVARVGSMAIKMCTLLKIAPPAVCQSAVQLFQDDMVEVWTRSVLSPSEACGLLLGSSCGHWDIFSSWNISLPAVPKPSPQPPVPPAPGSPVSRVLFLTDLHWDHDYLEGTDPDCENPLCCRQDSGPPPASRPGAGYWGEYSKCDLPLRTLESLLRGLGPAGPFDMVYWTGDIPAHNIWQQSRQDQLRALTTVTDLVRKFLGPVPVYPAVGNHESTPVNGFPPPFIEGNQSSHWLYEAMAKAWEPWLPAEALRTLRIGGYYALSPRPGLRLISLNMNFCSRENFWLLINSTDPAGQLQWLVGELQASEDRGDKVHIIGHIPPGHCLKSWSWNYYRIVERYENTLAGQFFGHTHVDEFEVFYDEETLSRPLSVAFLAPSATTYISLNPVSPPSLQGTVSTK